The following coding sequences are from one Polynucleobacter sp. JS-JIR-II-50 window:
- a CDS encoding YSC84-related protein, with protein sequence MSLLYRSLIAFFCLGFGLFQPAHAQFGSLFGQDKTIAEQRQEILIKNQAILKQLYEAQPKAKDLIEKSVGYATFSNFGMKILIAGGGTGSGVVINKANKKPIYMNMAEVQAGLGLGIKSFQNIFVFETEAAMNDFINSGWTFGGQVTAAAKYEKDGGAYQDATVVAPGVLMYQLTDSGLAAEITGKGTKYYKNTDLNK encoded by the coding sequence ATGTCCTTACTATATCGCTCACTTATTGCATTTTTCTGTCTCGGATTCGGACTTTTTCAGCCCGCCCATGCCCAGTTTGGATCCCTTTTTGGGCAAGATAAAACGATTGCAGAGCAACGCCAGGAAATTTTGATTAAAAACCAAGCGATCTTGAAGCAACTTTATGAGGCGCAGCCAAAAGCGAAGGATCTCATTGAAAAGTCAGTAGGTTATGCGACCTTTAGTAACTTCGGCATGAAAATTTTGATTGCAGGAGGCGGAACTGGTAGCGGTGTTGTAATTAACAAAGCAAACAAGAAGCCCATCTACATGAATATGGCTGAAGTTCAGGCTGGCTTAGGTCTTGGCATTAAATCATTCCAAAATATTTTTGTATTTGAAACCGAAGCAGCCATGAATGACTTTATTAACTCAGGGTGGACTTTTGGTGGCCAGGTAACTGCAGCTGCGAAATACGAAAAAGATGGCGGCGCATACCAGGATGCAACCGTAGTTGCCCCGGGAGTTTTAATGTACCAATTGACAGACTCTGGCCTTGCCGCTGAAATCACCGGCAAAGGCACCAAGTACTATAAGAACACTGACTTAAATAAGTAA
- the rpsO gene encoding 30S ribosomal protein S15: MAVADIKTAEIVKDNARSANDTGSPEVQVSLLTARINELTPHFKANAKDHHSRRGLLKMVSRRRRLLDYLKGKDLDRYRALIEKLGLRK, from the coding sequence ATGGCAGTTGCTGATATTAAAACGGCGGAAATCGTCAAAGATAACGCGCGCAGCGCAAACGATACGGGTAGCCCTGAAGTTCAAGTTTCATTGCTCACAGCCCGCATCAATGAATTAACCCCCCATTTCAAGGCTAACGCCAAAGATCATCACAGCCGTCGTGGTTTGTTGAAGATGGTTTCACGTCGCCGTCGCCTCTTGGATTACCTCAAAGGCAAAGATTTGGATCGCTATCGCGCATTGATTGAGAAATTAGGTCTCCGTAAGTAA